From Cucumis melo cultivar AY chromosome 1, USDA_Cmelo_AY_1.0, whole genome shotgun sequence, a single genomic window includes:
- the LOC103495215 gene encoding transcription factor HHO6 produces the protein MPSLSPPNTISHFLHQISSLSNPSDRASTLHSLITNLEDEMKKIDAFKRELPLCMLLLNDAILALKDTSLQCASSCSSPKRKPVLEEFMSLNKDSSDENEKEEDCRDKKEWMSSVQLWKTDDLQNTQIKTKRNEGWGYVAAAEDRIHRKKNEEGLFVGFKPSSSAFPALAAVKKEEKIESPICALSLVTPNLKTTREESVSCVLRSSGNRATSTSAADIQSNLRTALPPQQQPARKQRRCWSPELHRRFENALQQLGGSQVATPKQIRELMQVDGLTNDEVKSHLQKYRLHTRRLPTTPAARAADQSPVVLGDLWMSQDGCGESSKVSSSQSASPQGPLQFAGNGGYSTTGGYSMEDDEDTKSESYDYWKSQAHTGKRCINI, from the exons ATGCCTTCTCTTTCTCCTCCCAACACCATCTCTCACTTTCTCCATCAGATTTCCTCTCTTTCCAATCCCTCAGACAGGGCCTCTACACTCCATTCTCTTATCACCAACTTGGAGGATGAAATGAAGAAGATCGATGCCTTCAAGCGCGAGCTTCCCTTATGTATGCTTCTATTGAACGATG CTATCCTTGCTTTGAAAGACACTTCACTGCAATGtgcttcttcttgttcttctccAAAACGTAAGCCAGTTTTGGAGGAATTCATGTCATTGAACAAAGATTCTTCCGATGAGAATGAGAAGGAAGAGGATTGTAGAGATAAGAAGGAATGGATGAGCTCTGTTCAGTTATGGAAGACGGATGACTTGCAAAATACTCAAATCAAAACCAAG AGGAATGAGGGGTGGGGTTATGTAGCTGCTGCAGAGGATCGGATTCATCGAAAGAAGAATGAAGAGGGATTATTTGTTGGGTTCAAGCCATCTTCTTCTGCTTTTCCAGCCTTGGCTGCTGTGAAGAAGGAAGAGAAGATTGAATCTCCCATTTGTGCACTTTCTTTAGTCACTCCCAACTTGAAGACTACTAGAGAAGAGTCGGTTTCCTGTGTTTTGCGGTCAAGTGGCAACCGAGCAACTTCTACTTCTGCTGCTGATATTCAATCGAATCTACGGACGGCGTTGCCACCTCAACAGCAGCCTGCCCGAAAGCAGAGGAGATGCTGGTCGCCAGAGTTGCATCGGCGGTTTGAGAATGCCTTGCAGCAACTTGGAGGTTCACAAG TTGCAACACCGAAGCAAATAAGAGAGTTGATGCAGGTAGATGGCCTAACCAATGATGAAGTAAAAAGTCATTTACAA AAATACCGTCTTCATACCCGGCGACTTCCAACAACTCCAGCTGCCCGAGCTGCAGACCAATCTCCTGTTGTTCTAGGAGATTTATGGATGTCCCAAGATGGGTGTGGTGAATCATCAAAGGTGAGCAGTTCTCAGTCAGCATCACCTCAAGGGCCGCTCCAGTTCGCTGGAAACGGAGGGTATTCCACGACCGGTGGCtacagtatggaggatgatgaAGATACTAAATCCGAAAGCTATGACTACTGGAAATCTCAGGCTCACACTGGCAAAAGATGTATAAATATTTGA